Proteins encoded within one genomic window of Candidatus Baltobacteraceae bacterium:
- a CDS encoding alkaline phosphatase family protein — MFRLFVLLSIGALAGCAGVPNGASSPAVPAVLTEPAALAPGNYIKHVVVVIQENRSFDNLFDGFPGADTSPYGYLHNGTKVRLQQIRFVVRDMDHYFSTGVMDWDHAKMDRFDLNPAAAGGTIGRFAYSYLKRSAVAPYWTIARRYVLADHMFPTMFGPSFTAHLTLIAGTADLNPRLSAADLPTGSPWGCDSPSGTVTETVNIDRLIRDGPAPCFTQFRTMADTLDAAGVSWKYYAPSISGNNGGRLWSSFDAISSVRNGPDWGAHVVSPPQRILADAKSGALANVSWVVPDALWSDHPYIGKPYGPSWVASIVNAIGESPAWKSTAIVIVWDDWGGFYDNVPPPQLDFRGLGIRVGCLIVSPYVSPHVDHTVYEFGSILEFIEQTFKLPALGSLTAGYTDRRSASIVQSFDFSRRPAEFTAIPAPYPASFFLQHAPSLRPPDDQ; from the coding sequence GTGTTCCGCCTCTTTGTGCTGCTGTCGATCGGAGCCTTGGCCGGATGTGCCGGCGTGCCAAACGGTGCATCGTCCCCGGCCGTTCCCGCCGTCCTGACCGAACCGGCGGCGCTCGCGCCTGGAAACTACATCAAGCACGTTGTCGTCGTCATTCAAGAAAACCGCAGCTTCGACAACCTCTTCGACGGATTTCCGGGTGCCGATACGTCGCCTTACGGCTACCTCCACAACGGAACGAAGGTGAGGTTGCAGCAGATTCGGTTTGTAGTCCGCGACATGGACCACTATTTCTCGACCGGCGTCATGGACTGGGATCACGCAAAGATGGATAGGTTCGATCTCAACCCGGCGGCCGCGGGTGGGACTATCGGAAGATTTGCGTATTCCTATTTGAAACGCAGTGCCGTCGCGCCCTATTGGACGATTGCGCGCCGTTACGTATTAGCCGATCACATGTTCCCCACCATGTTCGGACCAAGCTTCACCGCGCACCTCACGTTAATCGCCGGTACCGCCGACCTCAATCCGCGTTTGTCGGCGGCAGATCTTCCGACGGGCTCGCCATGGGGCTGCGATTCGCCGTCCGGGACGGTAACGGAAACGGTGAATATCGATCGTCTCATCCGCGACGGCCCGGCGCCCTGCTTCACGCAGTTTCGCACGATGGCCGATACGCTCGACGCAGCCGGCGTTTCCTGGAAATACTACGCGCCCTCAATCTCAGGAAACAACGGGGGGCGGTTGTGGTCGTCCTTCGATGCAATCTCGAGCGTCCGCAACGGCCCGGATTGGGGAGCGCACGTCGTCAGTCCGCCGCAACGGATCTTGGCCGACGCCAAAAGCGGCGCTTTAGCGAACGTCTCGTGGGTCGTACCAGATGCGCTATGGTCGGATCACCCGTACATCGGAAAGCCGTACGGGCCGTCCTGGGTCGCGTCCATCGTCAACGCGATCGGAGAATCTCCGGCCTGGAAGTCGACAGCGATCGTGATCGTTTGGGACGATTGGGGGGGATTCTACGATAACGTCCCGCCGCCGCAGCTCGATTTCCGCGGGTTGGGCATTCGAGTCGGTTGTCTGATCGTATCGCCATACGTCTCACCCCACGTCGACCACACGGTCTACGAGTTCGGCAGCATTTTGGAGTTCATCGAGCAGACGTTCAAGTTGCCGGCGCTGGGCTCGTTAACTGCCGGATATACCGACCGCAGATCGGCGAGCATCGTTCAAAGCTTCGACTTCAGCCGCCGCCCTGCGGAGTTCACGGCGATTCCGGCACCCTACCCAGCCTCGTTTTTCTTACAACATGCTCCTTCGTTGCGGCCTCCCGACGACCAATGA